A single window of Alphaproteobacteria bacterium DNA harbors:
- a CDS encoding nucleotide sugar dehydrogenase, translating to MSHKIAVVGLGYVGLPLAVALAKYFDVTGFDIDAARIDELNRGIDRTDEVSKKGLQDSTITLTDDLEALRGSDIFIITVPTPVTDQNKPDLTPLERASKSISKVLQKGNIVVYESTVYPGVTEDFCAPILEKETGLKAGEDFYLGYSPERMNPGDKDHNIYTLTKVVSGQTPAVTKLLADMYGKVNNGNVFCAADIRTAEAAKVIENAQRDINIAFINEVTMIFNKMDISIHDVLAAAQTKWNFLPFTPGLVGGHCIGVDPYYLAESAKGLGHNPEVILSGRRINDSMGHFIAERVHEKLKSILSYGKSGRILVLGLTFKENVPDLRNTRVIDIIKTLESFGHKTDVHDAYAASAEAKEHYGIELISETLMSRKSAQAVGQTHSSQSSDAYDCVLLAVPHDQYCNLPSETINGLLREGGLLVDIKGTWKEKELCDSFHLWTL from the coding sequence ATGAGTCATAAGATTGCTGTTGTTGGACTTGGGTATGTCGGATTGCCATTGGCCGTGGCTCTTGCCAAGTATTTTGATGTCACGGGCTTTGATATTGATGCTGCCCGAATAGATGAGCTAAATCGAGGGATCGATCGTACTGACGAGGTCTCCAAAAAGGGCCTGCAGGATTCTACCATAACCCTGACCGATGATCTGGAGGCCTTAAGAGGCTCAGATATATTTATTATCACCGTTCCGACGCCTGTGACCGATCAGAATAAACCGGATTTGACGCCCCTCGAACGCGCTTCTAAAAGTATTTCCAAAGTTCTGCAAAAGGGAAATATCGTCGTTTATGAAAGCACTGTCTATCCCGGGGTTACGGAAGATTTTTGTGCCCCAATATTGGAAAAAGAAACGGGACTTAAGGCAGGTGAGGACTTTTATTTAGGATATTCTCCAGAGCGCATGAATCCCGGAGATAAGGATCATAATATCTATACTCTGACCAAAGTCGTCTCTGGACAAACACCGGCGGTGACAAAGCTGTTGGCAGATATGTACGGCAAAGTGAACAATGGAAACGTTTTTTGTGCCGCAGATATTCGTACAGCTGAGGCAGCCAAAGTGATTGAGAATGCCCAACGGGATATTAATATCGCTTTCATCAACGAAGTTACCATGATTTTCAACAAAATGGATATCTCTATCCATGATGTGTTGGCTGCTGCCCAAACTAAGTGGAATTTTCTCCCCTTCACGCCGGGGCTGGTTGGGGGCCATTGCATAGGGGTTGATCCGTACTATTTGGCCGAAAGTGCTAAAGGCTTGGGACACAATCCGGAAGTAATTCTATCGGGGCGCCGTATTAATGACTCCATGGGACACTTTATTGCCGAGAGAGTGCATGAAAAACTCAAATCCATTTTGAGCTATGGAAAGAGTGGTCGCATTTTAGTCCTCGGCCTCACCTTTAAAGAAAACGTTCCCGATTTGCGCAATACGCGCGTTATAGACATTATCAAGACACTCGAGTCATTTGGACATAAAACAGATGTGCATGATGCCTATGCAGCTTCCGCAGAAGCCAAAGAGCATTATGGGATTGAATTGATTTCTGAAACTTTGATGTCACGTAAGTCCGCACAAGCGGTTGGGCAAACACATTCATCACAGAGTTCCGATGCTTATGATTGCGTGCTGCTTGCCGTGCCCCATGATCAATATTGTAATCTCCCATCTGAGACTATCAATGGTCTTTTAAGGGAAGGTGGATTGTTAGTTGATATTAAAGGCACCTGGAAAGAAAAAGAATTGTGTGATTCTTTCCATCTTTGGACTTTATAG
- the rpsI gene encoding 30S ribosomal protein S9, whose amino-acid sequence MAAEKTDLAGLKKVTEGIAAPEQKTTEKKSAESKPVEPKKDSLGRSYATGKRKNAIARVWIKPGKGKVTVNGKDSRVYFARPVLRMLIGQPFDIVNRKGHFDVMCTVKGGGLSGQAGAVRHGISKALVCFEPELRPSLKTGGFLTRDSRVVERKKYGRRKARRSFQFSKR is encoded by the coding sequence ATGGCTGCAGAAAAGACAGATCTTGCTGGATTGAAAAAGGTAACCGAAGGAATCGCAGCTCCAGAGCAGAAGACGACAGAAAAAAAATCTGCGGAGTCAAAGCCTGTTGAGCCCAAAAAGGATTCTTTGGGGCGTTCTTACGCGACCGGAAAGAGAAAAAATGCCATTGCCAGGGTATGGATTAAGCCTGGAAAAGGTAAAGTTACAGTAAACGGGAAAGATAGCAGAGTTTATTTTGCGCGTCCTGTTTTGCGAATGCTCATTGGGCAACCTTTTGATATCGTAAATCGCAAGGGTCATTTTGACGTTATGTGCACCGTTAAAGGTGGTGGGCTTTCGGGACAAGCCGGAGCTGTACGCCATGGTATCAGTAAGGCACTCGTTTGCTTTGAGCCAGAGCTTAGGCCATCATTGAAAACGGGCGGATTCTTAACGCGTGACAGTCGTGTGGTTGAGCGTAAGAAATACGGTCGTCGCAAAGCACGTCGTAGCTTCCAGTTCTCCAAACGTTAG
- the rplM gene encoding 50S ribosomal protein L13, producing the protein MKTYSMKASEIDKKWYIIDAREIILGRMASLVANMLRGKTKPEYTPHMDCGDYVIIINAEKVGLTGKKLSDKIYYRHTGFPGGIKQKTAGEILEGKFPERVIQKAVQRMIPRGPLGRQQMKNLYVYAGEKHPHEAQKPTVLDIAKMNPKNKRSA; encoded by the coding sequence ATGAAAACCTATTCGATGAAAGCTTCTGAGATCGATAAGAAGTGGTACATTATTGATGCGAGAGAAATTATTTTGGGGCGAATGGCGTCGTTGGTTGCCAATATGCTTCGTGGAAAAACAAAGCCTGAGTATACGCCTCATATGGATTGTGGGGATTACGTGATTATAATCAATGCTGAAAAGGTGGGGCTCACCGGTAAAAAGCTTTCTGATAAAATCTACTATCGTCATACAGGATTTCCTGGCGGAATTAAGCAGAAAACTGCTGGTGAGATTCTCGAGGGTAAGTTTCCTGAACGTGTGATTCAAAAAGCTGTTCAAAGAATGATTCCGAGGGGTCCTCTTGGACGGCAGCAGATGAAGAATCTATACGTATATGCTGGAGAAAAGCATCCCCATGAGGCTCAAAAGCCTACAGTATTAGACATTGCAAAGATGAATCCAAAGAACAAGAGGAGCGCATAG
- a CDS encoding MFS transporter: MFKKFHLLRKLKKSEFLQLVLPTVSPLVSLGAISIGTGFLMTLLTVRMEMMGASTFEIALLSTTYYGGFVLGSFRSEPFLVRVGHIRAYAVFGAITAIVAMLHGLFLNPWSWIVLRFIGGYCLAGLYIVIESWLLIKSAPSTRGRILSFYMISLYASQSLGQLFLRLSDMETLMPFCIITIFCSLSIIPLSMTKVKSPIFEKTSLLTIGTMFKISPSSVLGSLVSGMILGSLYGLFPSFLHDVGSNVDQIAILMSIVIFGGMLLQYPIGLMSDLFEKRSVMTVICILLSLSCILIMASAYTHQLFFTFSTFLFGGFAFVLYPLSITFACDTVKPDDIVATTGTLFLAYGIGATVGPFLYGVGARLAPYFPEALVRFMSPIGLFVYIGLLSAALGIFIFWRRAMLPAVSADDQANFVAMPRSTPVVSEFDPRIEEGLEKE, translated from the coding sequence ATGTTTAAAAAATTTCATCTTCTCAGGAAATTAAAGAAGAGCGAATTTTTGCAACTTGTTTTACCCACAGTTTCCCCACTTGTTAGCCTCGGTGCCATCAGTATTGGAACCGGTTTTTTAATGACACTGCTAACGGTGCGCATGGAAATGATGGGAGCTTCCACGTTCGAGATAGCCCTTCTTTCTACTACCTACTATGGCGGATTTGTTCTAGGCTCATTTAGATCTGAACCCTTTTTGGTGCGTGTCGGACATATCAGAGCCTACGCTGTTTTTGGGGCAATTACAGCTATCGTGGCTATGCTTCATGGTCTCTTTCTGAATCCATGGTCCTGGATCGTGCTTAGATTCATCGGAGGTTATTGCCTAGCAGGCCTCTATATTGTGATAGAAAGCTGGTTGCTGATAAAAAGCGCTCCTAGCACACGAGGACGAATTCTGTCTTTTTACATGATCAGCCTTTATGCCTCCCAGTCCTTGGGACAACTGTTCCTGAGACTCAGCGACATGGAAACTCTTATGCCATTTTGCATTATTACTATTTTTTGCTCTCTCTCGATTATTCCTCTGTCCATGACAAAGGTGAAGTCTCCTATTTTCGAAAAAACCTCTCTTCTAACCATTGGGACCATGTTCAAAATCTCACCTTCTAGCGTTCTAGGAAGTTTAGTATCGGGCATGATCCTGGGCTCCCTATACGGCCTTTTCCCATCATTCCTTCACGATGTGGGATCCAATGTGGATCAAATTGCCATTTTAATGAGTATCGTCATTTTTGGCGGTATGCTCCTTCAGTACCCCATCGGTCTTATGTCTGATCTCTTTGAGAAACGAAGTGTCATGACAGTTATCTGCATTTTATTAAGCCTTTCATGTATTTTGATTATGGCCTCTGCCTACACACATCAACTATTTTTCACCTTTTCCACATTTCTATTTGGAGGATTCGCTTTTGTGCTATACCCACTCAGCATTACCTTTGCCTGTGACACAGTAAAGCCTGATGACATCGTTGCTACGACCGGAACCCTATTTTTGGCCTATGGTATCGGAGCAACCGTTGGTCCTTTCCTCTATGGCGTCGGGGCAAGGCTTGCTCCTTACTTCCCAGAGGCCTTAGTGAGATTCATGTCCCCCATTGGACTATTCGTATACATTGGGCTTCTTTCCGCAGCCTTGGGCATCTTCATTTTTTGGAGACGAGCTATGTTACCCGCTGTCTCAGCAGATGACCAAGCAAACTTCGTCGCCATGCCACGCTCTACACCCGTCGTCAGTGAATTCGATCCTCGCATCGAAGAAGGCCTTGAGAAAGAATAG
- the mmsB gene encoding 3-hydroxyisobutyrate dehydrogenase: MATMQKEIGFIGIGHMGFPMAKNLLNSGYKVHVFDLAESALDAIEKEGAVKASSVAEVAEKCTTILSILPEGPHVRSVYLGDEGLIAHAKPHSFFMECSTIGVETSKLVHIKTKSAGHRMVDAPVSGGVGGAKAGTLTFMVGGSDKDFQEAFPIFDILGKNIIHTGGDGMGQVAKTCNNLLLGISMIGTCEAFALGKKLGIDPQRLFEVISQSSGQCWSVTSYCPEPGLVEAAPSNRDYEPGFTAAMMLKDLKLAEAAASLAKANIPIGDKAIELYEKFCKDGFDGKDFSGIIEEL, translated from the coding sequence ATGGCAACGATGCAAAAAGAAATAGGCTTCATTGGAATCGGGCATATGGGTTTTCCTATGGCCAAAAACCTCCTGAACAGTGGCTATAAGGTCCATGTCTTCGACCTAGCTGAGAGCGCCCTTGATGCCATTGAAAAAGAAGGCGCCGTTAAAGCATCTTCTGTAGCTGAAGTCGCCGAAAAATGCACCACTATCCTGAGTATTCTTCCTGAAGGCCCCCATGTTCGAAGCGTCTACTTAGGAGACGAAGGTTTAATCGCCCATGCCAAGCCCCATAGTTTTTTCATGGAATGCTCTACCATTGGCGTAGAGACTTCTAAACTTGTCCACATCAAAACAAAATCCGCTGGCCATCGCATGGTGGATGCCCCTGTCTCTGGTGGCGTTGGTGGCGCAAAAGCAGGCACTTTGACCTTTATGGTCGGCGGCTCTGACAAAGACTTTCAAGAAGCCTTTCCTATCTTTGATATTCTGGGCAAAAATATCATCCACACGGGGGGAGATGGCATGGGTCAGGTGGCCAAAACCTGCAATAATCTATTGCTGGGTATTTCCATGATTGGAACGTGCGAGGCCTTTGCCTTGGGGAAAAAACTCGGCATCGATCCTCAACGCCTCTTCGAAGTTATTTCCCAGTCTTCGGGCCAATGCTGGTCTGTCACCAGTTATTGCCCCGAACCAGGACTCGTCGAAGCCGCCCCCTCTAATCGTGATTATGAGCCAGGATTTACGGCTGCCATGATGCTGAAAGACCTAAAATTAGCCGAGGCCGCAGCCTCCCTTGCAAAAGCCAATATCCCCATAGGCGATAAGGCCATCGAACTTTACGAGAAGTTCTGCAAAGACGGTTTCGACGGCAAAGATTTCTCAGGAATAATTGAAGAGTTGTAG
- a CDS encoding winged helix DNA-binding protein has protein sequence MKSIYFESIVLIEKLHRLFLEVVRAELERSKIYDINNVQSLILYNIGENQLTVGDLTSRGLYMGSNVTYNLKKLVENGYLHQEKSSHDRRSSQVRVTEKGRALCKKIAAVLDKQAKQLKKAGTTTENLQDATDYLKMLENFWASETRTPLF, from the coding sequence ATGAAAAGTATTTATTTTGAATCAATTGTGTTGATTGAAAAATTGCACAGGCTATTTTTAGAAGTTGTCCGAGCAGAACTGGAACGCTCAAAGATTTATGACATCAATAATGTTCAATCACTCATTCTTTATAACATTGGCGAGAATCAGCTCACAGTGGGAGATTTGACGTCCAGAGGGCTTTATATGGGTTCTAATGTGACTTACAACTTAAAAAAACTTGTTGAAAATGGATACCTTCATCAAGAGAAATCTTCCCACGATCGACGGTCAAGCCAAGTACGAGTGACAGAGAAAGGACGCGCCCTTTGCAAAAAAATTGCTGCCGTCCTCGACAAACAGGCCAAGCAACTCAAGAAAGCAGGAACGACAACAGAAAACCTCCAAGACGCAACCGATTATCTAAAGATGCTCGAAAACTTTTGGGCCTCTGAAACACGAACACCCTTGTTCTAA
- a CDS encoding TIGR01459 family HAD-type hydrolase, whose amino-acid sequence MSFSTLVGMRECVDKFEGFIVDLWGVTHDGKLPYPGVIECLTKLKELKKPVIFLSNAPRRVEKVEERLDEIGIPHQLYEFIMTSGEDAYKTLKAGKYADLGEKCYYLGPGKDEHLMEGVPLEVVDNVSEADIILATGTREAFDTLEPYKGLLDKAATNSPPMICVNPDYIVHIQGKPMFCAGALASLYEERGGTVFYHGKPHPSVYRAIFDKFDGIPRESFLAIGDSFHTDIQGAQGVGISSAFVPGGIHCKELEVSYGHLPKESLLRGLCKKEGLDPTFVLPGLIWQQED is encoded by the coding sequence ATGAGTTTTTCAACTTTAGTGGGGATGCGTGAATGTGTGGATAAATTTGAAGGATTTATCGTCGATTTATGGGGAGTGACCCATGATGGAAAACTACCGTATCCTGGGGTCATTGAGTGCCTGACAAAACTAAAAGAGCTAAAAAAACCGGTGATTTTTCTGTCCAACGCTCCTCGGCGGGTTGAGAAGGTTGAAGAACGTTTGGACGAAATCGGTATTCCTCATCAACTTTATGAATTTATCATGACGTCGGGTGAAGATGCCTATAAAACGCTTAAGGCTGGAAAATATGCTGATTTGGGAGAGAAGTGCTATTATCTGGGGCCTGGTAAAGATGAACATTTGATGGAGGGAGTGCCGCTTGAGGTCGTAGATAATGTCTCGGAGGCGGATATTATATTAGCAACGGGTACGCGTGAGGCCTTTGATACGTTGGAACCTTATAAAGGTTTATTGGACAAAGCAGCTACTAATAGCCCTCCCATGATTTGTGTCAATCCAGATTACATTGTCCATATTCAGGGCAAGCCGATGTTTTGTGCGGGAGCTTTAGCAAGTCTGTACGAAGAGAGAGGCGGAACAGTTTTCTATCATGGCAAACCGCACCCTTCGGTTTATAGAGCCATTTTTGATAAATTTGATGGTATTCCAAGGGAAAGTTTTTTGGCCATTGGGGATTCTTTTCATACTGACATCCAAGGGGCACAGGGAGTAGGAATTTCCAGTGCCTTTGTTCCCGGCGGAATTCATTGTAAAGAGCTAGAAGTATCATATGGACATTTGCCAAAGGAGTCGCTTTTGCGGGGGCTTTGTAAGAAAGAGGGTCTTGATCCAACCTTTGTCCTGCCAGGACTTATTTGGCAACAAGAAGACTAG
- a CDS encoding leucyl aminopeptidase family protein — protein sequence MKNSPYVLAKKATNPVPIYLLTKKALKSWSLQQSLETQNWIQATNFKAAPGTFRLVPTKEGHLDQVLFGTPDDFWTYGVLAKRLPHHHIYEFKSPLSDDKLLLAILAWGLSAYSFDKLKSDKPERSFSKIIVPPSVNFEDVSSTLNGICLVRDLINTPASHLGPQELVEEVQNVAKQHKATCHVISGDDLIEQNYPAVHTVGKSSHRLPHVIDLKWGNPKHPQLTLVGKGVTFDTGGLDLKPSGAMKFMKKDMGGAAHALALAQMIMDANLPISLRLLIGAVENSVSSQAMRPLDVTKTRNGMTVEIGNTDAEGRLVLADLLTEASSQKPNLIIDFATLTGAARVALGPDVPVFFTNRPSLAQDLMKASEVSHDPFWQLPLWKGYDAMIETSVADLSNNPTSPYGGAITAGLFLEKFISNDTPWIHTDLMAWNLTARPGRPKGGEAMGLRAMYEMVNRWVK from the coding sequence ATGAAAAATAGCCCATACGTCCTAGCAAAAAAAGCTACAAATCCAGTCCCCATTTATTTGCTCACCAAGAAAGCCTTAAAGTCCTGGAGCTTGCAGCAATCCTTAGAAACCCAAAATTGGATTCAGGCAACTAATTTTAAAGCCGCCCCTGGGACGTTCCGTCTTGTTCCGACAAAAGAGGGCCATTTGGACCAAGTTCTTTTTGGCACTCCCGATGACTTTTGGACCTATGGTGTCCTAGCAAAGAGGCTTCCCCATCATCATATCTACGAATTTAAGTCCCCTTTATCCGACGACAAATTATTGCTTGCGATCTTGGCATGGGGGCTTAGCGCTTATTCATTTGATAAACTGAAGTCTGATAAACCTGAAAGATCCTTTTCAAAAATCATCGTCCCCCCATCTGTAAATTTTGAGGATGTCTCTTCCACCCTCAACGGAATCTGCCTCGTACGCGATCTCATCAATACCCCGGCATCTCATCTGGGGCCCCAAGAACTTGTGGAAGAGGTCCAGAATGTGGCGAAACAGCACAAGGCAACGTGCCATGTTATTTCGGGCGATGACCTGATCGAGCAAAATTACCCCGCCGTCCATACGGTTGGAAAAAGTAGCCATCGCCTACCACATGTCATAGATCTCAAATGGGGAAACCCCAAACATCCCCAACTTACTTTAGTTGGAAAAGGCGTTACTTTTGATACAGGTGGCCTAGATCTCAAGCCAAGCGGTGCCATGAAGTTCATGAAAAAAGACATGGGGGGCGCGGCCCATGCCCTTGCTCTTGCTCAGATGATCATGGATGCCAACTTACCCATTTCTCTACGACTCCTTATTGGCGCCGTTGAAAACAGTGTTTCTTCCCAAGCGATGCGCCCTCTGGATGTTACGAAGACTCGTAATGGCATGACTGTTGAGATCGGGAATACCGATGCGGAAGGACGGCTGGTGCTTGCCGATCTTTTGACAGAAGCATCCTCCCAAAAGCCAAATCTGATCATTGATTTTGCAACCCTTACTGGGGCCGCTCGTGTTGCACTGGGCCCGGATGTACCTGTGTTCTTTACCAATCGCCCATCCCTTGCACAGGATCTCATGAAGGCATCCGAAGTTTCCCACGATCCGTTTTGGCAGCTTCCTCTCTGGAAAGGCTATGATGCCATGATCGAAACGTCTGTGGCTGATTTAAGCAACAATCCAACAAGTCCTTACGGCGGCGCTATAACAGCAGGGTTGTTTTTAGAGAAGTTTATTTCTAACGATACCCCTTGGATTCATACGGATCTTATGGCATGGAATTTAACTGCACGACCTGGGCGGCCAAAAGGTGGAGAAGCCATGGGATTGAGAGCTATGTACGAGATGGTAAACAGATGGGTAAAATAA
- the rnhA gene encoding ribonuclease HI, producing MPTIVEIYTDGACKGNPGPGGWGVLLRYGEVEKELSGYEYDTTNNRMELLAAIKGLEALKRHSVVHVHTDSTYVKDGITKWIHAWKKKGWKTSQRKPVKNADLWEILEGLTHAHKVSWFWVKGHSGHPENDRVDELAQEAAEAASGH from the coding sequence GTGCCAACCATTGTAGAGATTTATACGGATGGGGCATGCAAAGGGAACCCAGGTCCCGGAGGTTGGGGCGTTCTATTGCGCTATGGAGAAGTTGAAAAAGAACTTTCCGGCTATGAGTATGATACAACCAATAATCGCATGGAGCTTTTGGCTGCAATAAAAGGACTAGAAGCCTTAAAGCGACACTCTGTTGTTCACGTTCACACAGATAGTACCTATGTTAAGGACGGCATTACCAAGTGGATCCACGCTTGGAAAAAAAAGGGATGGAAAACGTCTCAACGGAAACCCGTTAAAAATGCCGACCTTTGGGAAATATTAGAAGGCCTCACACATGCTCACAAAGTATCTTGGTTTTGGGTAAAAGGTCACTCAGGACACCCCGAAAATGACCGGGTGGATGAACTGGCGCAAGAGGCTGCAGAAGCGGCTTCAGGACATTAA
- a CDS encoding CDGSH iron-sulfur domain-containing protein: MTTDNNAITNPLEICVAQKGAYPVQVEAGKQYWWCTCGHSSKQPMCDGKHKGSGIKPVSFTPTKSETLYFCGCKQTRTPPLCDGSHNSLK; this comes from the coding sequence ATGACTACAGATAACAACGCCATTACAAATCCTCTTGAGATATGTGTTGCTCAGAAGGGAGCATACCCCGTTCAAGTTGAAGCTGGAAAACAGTATTGGTGGTGCACCTGTGGACATAGTTCGAAACAACCCATGTGCGATGGAAAACACAAAGGATCAGGTATAAAGCCTGTCTCTTTCACGCCAACGAAATCTGAGACCCTTTATTTTTGCGGATGTAAGCAAACCCGGACGCCTCCCCTGTGTGACGGAAGTCATAATTCACTGAAGTAA
- the gcvT gene encoding glycine cleavage system aminomethyltransferase GcvT has product MLASKLTVSNWKKTARNTLEGGSKFDPLTVTTDSQPSPKKTPLYDLHELWEGKLVPFTGYLLPIQYASGIIAEHKHTRTKASLFDVSHMGQVKLSGSSDICGLLEKLVPADLSELAPYQMTYTFFSTRNGGVLDDLLVTRLEDSLLLVVNGARKEEDLKHLHKHIGSDCKIEYLESKALLALQGPKAVDVLSQYVPALHDLRFMHVLETKIVGIPCLISRSGYTGEDGFEISLPENQSQKLALKLMENPVVQPAGLGARDSLRLEAGLCLYGQDLTESTSPIAARLGWTIGKRRRQQGGFLGDKIILPQLDSKPDQIRVGLLINSKIPAREGAEIQSKKGITIGSITSGGYSPCLETPIAMGYVASDYSEPGTPLKVIVRNKELDAKVVKLPFVKQNYFRGQ; this is encoded by the coding sequence ATGTTGGCCTCCAAGTTGACAGTGTCCAACTGGAAAAAAACCGCAAGAAATACGCTAGAAGGGGGAAGTAAATTCGATCCATTGACCGTCACTACAGATTCCCAACCATCTCCTAAGAAAACACCTCTCTATGATTTGCACGAATTATGGGAAGGCAAGCTTGTCCCGTTTACTGGATATCTTTTGCCAATCCAATATGCCTCGGGAATTATAGCAGAACATAAACATACCCGCACCAAAGCTTCCCTTTTTGATGTCTCGCATATGGGACAAGTCAAGCTATCCGGATCTTCTGATATTTGCGGATTATTGGAAAAACTAGTCCCTGCAGATCTCTCTGAGCTTGCTCCCTATCAAATGACTTATACATTCTTTTCGACCCGTAATGGTGGGGTCCTAGATGATCTACTCGTTACGCGACTAGAAGACTCTCTCCTTCTTGTTGTAAACGGCGCACGAAAAGAAGAAGACTTAAAACATCTCCATAAGCATATAGGAAGCGACTGCAAAATTGAGTATTTAGAATCAAAGGCACTCCTCGCCCTCCAAGGGCCCAAAGCGGTGGACGTTCTTTCACAATATGTTCCAGCGCTCCACGACTTAAGATTCATGCATGTTCTTGAAACAAAGATTGTTGGTATTCCTTGCCTCATTAGTAGATCAGGCTACACCGGAGAAGATGGATTTGAAATATCCCTCCCCGAAAATCAGTCCCAGAAACTCGCCCTCAAACTTATGGAAAATCCAGTTGTTCAACCGGCAGGACTTGGCGCCCGAGACTCCCTCCGACTAGAGGCAGGACTGTGTCTTTATGGACAGGATCTAACAGAATCCACTTCACCCATTGCTGCTCGCCTGGGGTGGACCATTGGAAAAAGGCGACGCCAGCAAGGTGGCTTTTTGGGAGACAAAATCATTCTGCCTCAGTTGGATTCAAAACCTGATCAGATTCGGGTAGGTCTCCTGATCAACAGTAAAATTCCGGCTCGCGAAGGGGCGGAGATTCAATCGAAGAAGGGAATCACAATCGGTTCCATTACCAGCGGTGGATACAGCCCATGTCTTGAAACTCCCATAGCAATGGGGTACGTTGCTTCGGATTATTCTGAACCAGGGACACCGCTCAAAGTGATCGTTCGGAACAAAGAACTCGATGCGAAGGTCGTAAAATTACCCTTCGTAAAGCAAAACTATTTTAGGGGCCAATAA
- the gcvH gene encoding glycine cleavage system protein GcvH, translated as MEKFSKQHEWIRLDQGSSDVGTVGITSYAQEQLGDVVFVDFPNTGQTVKRGEEVAVVESVKAASEVYSPVSGEVLVVNAQLEETPEKVNESPLKEGWFIKIKLSDPKELETLMDTSAYEKFVEDLS; from the coding sequence ATGGAAAAATTTTCAAAGCAACATGAGTGGATCCGTTTAGACCAAGGATCATCAGATGTGGGAACAGTTGGCATCACCTCCTATGCCCAAGAGCAACTAGGAGATGTGGTTTTCGTCGATTTTCCCAACACGGGACAAACGGTCAAAAGGGGGGAAGAAGTGGCGGTGGTCGAATCAGTGAAAGCAGCCAGCGAAGTCTACTCACCTGTGAGTGGGGAAGTCCTCGTGGTAAATGCTCAATTGGAAGAGACCCCTGAAAAAGTCAACGAGTCCCCTCTTAAAGAGGGCTGGTTTATTAAAATTAAACTGTCTGATCCCAAAGAATTGGAGACACTCATGGATACTTCTGCTTACGAGAAATTCGTAGAGGATCTATCCTAA